The Deinococcus koreensis genome window below encodes:
- the accC gene encoding acetyl-CoA carboxylase biotin carboxylase subunit, which produces MFKKILIANRGEIALRVIRTAREMGVKTVVVYSTADEKSLPVLLADESVCVGPPASNQSYLNIPNILSAALMTGAEAIHPGYGFMAENPDFAEMCREHGIQFIGPTPESMRALGSKAGGREIAALSKVPVVPGTGVLDDTDAALLAAKQIGYPVLLKASAGGGGRGQKVIRTQDELAKGFAQAQEEARLYFGDPAIIMEKFLEEFRHVEVQVMGDGQGHVIHVGERDCSIQRRNQKLIEEAPSTLPESLRQEILAAGVRLARHVNYAGAGTLEFILDREGNYYFMEMNTRIQVEHCVSEMISGLDLVRMQIEIAAGQGLSLQQEDVILKGHAIECRINAEDPDKDFRPAAGKIDDVHFAGGPGVRVDTHTYSGYVIPPHYDSLIGKLIVWHDSRDKAIARMKRALEETVIQGPKTTIPLYVKIMDNPFYKRGAVMTNFLKTRMEAPGA; this is translated from the coding sequence ATGTTCAAGAAGATCCTGATCGCCAACCGGGGCGAGATCGCCCTGCGCGTGATCCGCACCGCGCGGGAAATGGGCGTCAAGACGGTCGTGGTGTATTCCACCGCCGACGAGAAGAGCCTGCCCGTGCTGCTGGCCGACGAAAGCGTGTGCGTGGGGCCGCCCGCCAGTAACCAGTCGTACCTCAACATCCCCAACATCCTCTCGGCCGCGCTGATGACCGGCGCCGAGGCGATCCACCCGGGCTACGGCTTCATGGCCGAGAACCCGGATTTCGCCGAGATGTGCCGCGAGCACGGTATCCAGTTCATCGGGCCGACGCCCGAGAGTATGCGGGCCCTGGGCTCGAAGGCCGGTGGGCGCGAGATCGCCGCGCTGAGCAAGGTGCCCGTGGTGCCCGGCACCGGCGTGCTCGACGACACCGACGCGGCCCTGCTGGCGGCCAAGCAGATCGGCTATCCGGTGCTGCTCAAGGCCAGCGCGGGCGGCGGCGGGCGCGGCCAGAAGGTCATCCGCACCCAGGACGAACTCGCCAAGGGCTTCGCGCAGGCGCAGGAGGAGGCGCGGCTCTACTTCGGCGACCCCGCGATCATCATGGAGAAATTCCTCGAGGAGTTCCGCCACGTCGAGGTGCAGGTCATGGGCGACGGCCAGGGCCACGTCATCCACGTCGGCGAGCGCGACTGCTCGATCCAGCGGCGCAACCAGAAGCTGATCGAGGAGGCGCCCAGCACCCTGCCCGAGTCGCTGCGTCAGGAAATCCTGGCGGCAGGGGTGCGCCTCGCCCGGCACGTCAACTACGCCGGCGCCGGCACGCTGGAGTTCATTCTCGACCGCGAAGGCAACTACTACTTCATGGAGATGAACACCCGCATCCAGGTCGAGCACTGCGTGTCCGAGATGATCTCGGGCCTCGATCTGGTCAGGATGCAGATCGAGATCGCCGCCGGCCAAGGCCTGAGCCTGCAGCAGGAGGACGTGATCCTGAAGGGCCACGCCATCGAGTGCCGCATCAACGCCGAAGACCCGGACAAGGACTTCCGCCCGGCCGCCGGCAAGATCGACGACGTGCATTTCGCGGGCGGCCCTGGCGTGCGCGTGGATACGCACACCTACAGCGGCTACGTGATTCCGCCCCACTACGACTCCCTGATCGGCAAGCTGATCGTGTGGCACGACAGCCGCGACAAGGCAATCGCCCGCATGAAACGCGCCCTGGAAGAGACCGTGATCCAGGGGCCGAAAACGACCATCCCGCTGTACGTGAAGATCATGGATAACCCGTTCTACAAGCGCGGCGCCGTGATGACCAACTTCCTGAAAACCAGGATGGAAGCGCCGGGGGCGTAG
- the accB gene encoding acetyl-CoA carboxylase biotin carboxyl carrier protein codes for MNPDDLKQILNALSAADVREFALRTGSFDLSLKRGPQAASGATSGPAPVAGPAPLAAPSAPAGPGAPTPAVGAASDAAPQAAQATDLPITPPKVPTPGTPVKAPIVGTFYASSSPDAPAYVKVGDTVAAGQVLCIIEAMKLMNEIEAETGGTVREILVKNAEPVEYGQTLFIIE; via the coding sequence ATGAACCCGGACGACCTCAAACAGATTCTCAATGCCCTCAGCGCCGCCGACGTGCGCGAATTCGCGCTGCGAACCGGCAGTTTCGACCTGTCCCTCAAGCGCGGTCCACAGGCGGCCAGCGGCGCCACGAGCGGCCCGGCCCCGGTCGCTGGCCCCGCGCCCCTGGCGGCGCCCAGCGCTCCGGCCGGCCCTGGCGCCCCCACTCCGGCTGTGGGCGCGGCGTCAGACGCCGCCCCCCAGGCCGCCCAGGCGACCGACCTCCCGATCACGCCGCCCAAAGTGCCCACCCCCGGCACCCCGGTCAAGGCCCCCATCGTCGGCACCTTCTACGCGTCGAGCAGCCCGGACGCCCCCGCCTACGTCAAGGTGGGCGACACGGTGGCCGCCGGACAGGTGCTGTGCATCATCGAGGCCATGAAGCTGATGAACGAGATCGAGGCCGAGACGGGCGGCACGGTGCGCGAGATCCTGGTCAAGAACGCGGAGCCCGTGGAATACGGGCAGACGCTGTTCATCATCGAGTGA
- the efp gene encoding elongation factor P, giving the protein MISVTELRNGTKVEMDGGLWECLDYSHLKMGRGGAKVVTKFRNMESGAIVDRTFNSGEKLQDIYVEGKKMQYLYKDGDDFVFMDMDTFEQVHLSPSLVSDAAKYMKENTEVEVAMYGDKALSITLPNQVILKIVQTDPGVRGDTVSGGTKPATLETGAVVQVPLFVEQDTSVKVDTRTGMYLSRA; this is encoded by the coding sequence ATGATCAGCGTGACTGAACTGCGTAACGGCACGAAAGTGGAGATGGACGGCGGACTGTGGGAGTGCCTGGATTACTCGCACCTGAAGATGGGGCGCGGCGGCGCCAAGGTGGTCACCAAGTTCCGCAACATGGAATCGGGCGCCATCGTCGACCGCACCTTCAACTCCGGTGAAAAGCTGCAGGACATCTACGTCGAGGGCAAGAAGATGCAGTACCTCTACAAGGACGGCGACGACTTCGTGTTCATGGACATGGACACCTTCGAGCAGGTGCACCTGAGCCCCAGCCTGGTGAGCGACGCTGCCAAGTACATGAAGGAGAACACCGAGGTCGAGGTCGCCATGTACGGCGACAAGGCCCTGAGCATCACCCTGCCCAACCAGGTGATCCTGAAGATCGTGCAGACCGACCCCGGCGTGCGCGGCGACACCGTGTCGGGCGGCACCAAGCCCGCCACCCTGGAAACGGGCGCGGTCGTGCAGGTGCCGCTGTTCGTCGAGCAGGACACCTCGGTCAAGGTGGACACCCGCACCGGCATGTACCTCAGCCGGGCCTGA
- a CDS encoding 50S ribosomal protein L25/general stress protein Ctc: MELNAKPRKSQEKLAEGMIPAVAYNKEKNVSFTLDRKAFDRAFRTQSTTGLFDITVEGGETFPALVKAVQMDKRRRTPMHVDFYMVTYGEPIEVSVPVHTKGKSQGVVLGGLLDVVVHNLAIVAPGPRRIPQELVVDVTKLSIGDHVTAGQVSLPEGCKLAVDEDLVIISVLPPRMTADEAAAETQAAQVAGMVASGELSEEAAEAVLEGDASLDEVKAEAAAAADGEGETKED, from the coding sequence ATGGAACTGAACGCCAAACCCCGCAAGAGCCAGGAAAAGCTGGCCGAAGGCATGATCCCCGCCGTCGCCTACAACAAGGAAAAGAACGTCTCCTTCACGCTGGATCGCAAGGCCTTCGACCGCGCCTTCCGTACCCAGAGCACCACCGGCCTGTTCGACATCACGGTGGAAGGCGGCGAGACCTTCCCCGCGCTGGTCAAGGCCGTGCAGATGGACAAGCGCCGCCGCACCCCCATGCACGTGGATTTCTACATGGTCACCTACGGTGAGCCCATCGAGGTCTCCGTGCCGGTGCATACCAAGGGCAAGAGCCAGGGCGTCGTGCTGGGCGGCCTGCTGGACGTCGTGGTGCACAACCTCGCCATCGTGGCGCCGGGGCCGCGCCGCATTCCGCAGGAACTCGTGGTGGACGTGACCAAGCTGAGCATCGGCGACCACGTTACTGCCGGTCAGGTCAGCCTGCCCGAGGGCTGCAAGCTGGCCGTCGACGAAGACCTCGTGATCATTAGCGTCCTGCCGCCGCGCATGACCGCCGACGAGGCCGCCGCCGAAACGCAGGCCGCCCAGGTGGCCGGCATGGTCGCCTCCGGCGAGCTGTCCGAGGAAGCCGCCGAAGCCGTGCTGGAAGGCGACGCCTCCCTGGACGAGGTCAAGGCCGAAGCCGCCGCCGCTGCAGACGGCGAGGGCGAGACCAAGGAAGACTGA
- a CDS encoding aminopeptidase → MTRRTRGWIGLAVLALAAALSACGDVRYLAQAAGGQLDLLRRARPLGAVLADPTTPPETRRKLELVREVRAFAVRPAAQGGLGLPDHGAFLKYVDVGRPFVVWNVFSAPEFSVTLDTSCFPVAGCVGYRGYFREQGALAYARTRRDAGQDVNVGGVSAYSTLGYLNDPVLSTMLSYPDPTLIRTVIHELSHPSLYVAGDTVFNESYATALEHEGMRRWLAAHGTPELREQDRLAQERSAGFEALLLGARRELEALYSQTQDSQTQARRPLPPETLRARKAEVLAGLNARYEGLKASWGGYAGYDGFFARGVNNATLGAVAAYATMVPDFQALLSRVGGDIPAFIAGARGCSKRPQSERAACLRGS, encoded by the coding sequence ATGACGCGGCGCACACGGGGATGGATCGGTCTGGCGGTGCTGGCCCTGGCCGCCGCCCTGAGTGCCTGCGGCGACGTGCGCTATCTGGCGCAGGCGGCGGGGGGGCAGCTCGACCTGTTGCGCCGCGCCCGGCCCCTGGGCGCCGTGCTGGCCGACCCCACCACGCCCCCCGAGACCCGCCGCAAGCTGGAGCTGGTGCGCGAGGTGCGGGCGTTCGCCGTGCGCCCGGCCGCTCAGGGCGGCCTGGGCCTGCCCGATCACGGCGCCTTCCTGAAATACGTGGACGTGGGGCGGCCCTTCGTCGTCTGGAACGTCTTTTCGGCGCCCGAATTCAGCGTCACGCTGGACACCTCCTGCTTTCCGGTGGCCGGCTGCGTGGGCTACCGGGGCTATTTCCGCGAGCAGGGCGCCCTGGCCTATGCCCGCACGCGCCGCGACGCGGGCCAGGACGTGAACGTGGGCGGGGTCAGCGCCTATTCCACGCTGGGATACCTGAACGACCCCGTACTCTCGACCATGCTCTCGTACCCCGACCCCACCCTGATCCGCACGGTGATCCACGAACTCTCGCACCCCAGCCTGTACGTGGCGGGCGACACGGTGTTTAACGAGTCGTATGCCACGGCCCTGGAGCACGAGGGAATGCGCCGCTGGCTGGCCGCCCACGGCACCCCGGAACTGCGGGAGCAGGACAGGCTGGCGCAGGAGCGCTCGGCAGGCTTCGAGGCCCTGCTGCTGGGGGCGAGGCGGGAGCTGGAGGCGCTGTATTCGCAGACCCAGGACTCGCAGACCCAGGCACGGCGGCCCCTGCCCCCCGAGACGCTGCGGGCACGCAAGGCCGAGGTGCTGGCGGGCCTGAACGCCCGCTACGAGGGTCTGAAGGCCAGCTGGGGCGGCTACGCCGGCTACGACGGCTTCTTCGCACGTGGGGTCAACAACGCCACCCTGGGCGCGGTGGCCGCCTACGCGACGATGGTGCCGGACTTCCAGGCGCTGCTCTCGCGGGTCGGTGGCGATATCCCCGCGTTCATCGCGGGGGCGCGCGGGTGCTCGAAGCGTCCCCAATCGGAGCGCGCCGCCTGCCTGCGGGGAAGCTAG
- a CDS encoding TMEM175 family protein, protein MKKSRLEAFSDGVLAIIITIMVLELRVPEGHGWADLSALWPKFLSYLISFIYVGIYWNNHHHVLHTVRRVNGSVLWANLHLLFWLSLLPFVSGWAGESRFAPEPLTAYGVVAMLAGLAYTLFIRALLRSDSGNAVLSDLLGDFRKGYLSMVGYAVAIVAPFLGAWGSWVSGAMLVAVALVWLIPDRRIERVLEREPQG, encoded by the coding sequence ATGAAGAAGTCGCGGCTGGAGGCGTTCAGTGACGGAGTGCTGGCGATCATCATCACGATCATGGTGCTGGAACTGCGGGTGCCGGAGGGCCACGGCTGGGCCGACCTGAGCGCGCTGTGGCCCAAGTTCCTGAGCTACCTGATCAGTTTCATCTACGTCGGCATCTACTGGAACAACCACCACCACGTGCTGCACACGGTTCGCCGGGTCAACGGCAGCGTCCTGTGGGCCAACCTGCATCTGCTGTTCTGGCTCTCGCTGCTGCCCTTCGTGTCGGGCTGGGCCGGCGAATCCCGCTTCGCGCCGGAGCCCCTGACGGCCTACGGCGTGGTGGCGATGCTCGCGGGCCTGGCCTACACCCTCTTCATCCGGGCCCTCCTGCGCTCGGACAGCGGGAACGCCGTGCTGAGCGACCTGCTGGGCGACTTCCGGAAGGGGTACCTGTCGATGGTCGGGTACGCCGTCGCGATCGTCGCGCCCTTCCTGGGGGCCTGGGGAAGCTGGGTTTCCGGCGCCATGCTGGTCGCCGTGGCCCTGGTCTGGCTGATCCCGGATCGGCGCATCGAGCGCGTGCTGGAGCGGGAACCTCAGGGCTGA
- a CDS encoding CZB domain-containing protein — MFTRSGRAALGDRGGIGRGPGRLAGLDVEAEVLAHGAWHRRLRDTIQGESREPLDVGTVSSPEGCALGQWLAGAGRQSSGERPAFAALGQAHQAFHTEAGAVLAHVQAGERLKAQRRLLTTFAQRSAELVAALDELCRSPEPAGSPTAPALVWDDFTG, encoded by the coding sequence ATGTTCACTCGTTCTGGCAGGGCGGCACTCGGGGATCGTGGCGGGATCGGGCGGGGGCCTGGCCGGTTGGCCGGGCTGGACGTCGAGGCCGAGGTGCTGGCCCACGGCGCCTGGCACCGGCGGCTGCGCGACACCATCCAGGGCGAGAGCCGGGAGCCGCTGGACGTGGGCACGGTGTCCTCGCCGGAGGGGTGCGCGCTGGGCCAGTGGCTGGCCGGCGCCGGCCGGCAGTCCTCCGGCGAGCGGCCCGCCTTCGCGGCGCTGGGCCAGGCACACCAGGCGTTCCACACGGAGGCCGGCGCGGTGCTGGCCCATGTCCAGGCCGGAGAACGGCTGAAGGCCCAGCGCCGGCTGCTGACCACCTTCGCCCAGCGCTCGGCAGAGCTGGTGGCCGCGCTGGACGAGCTGTGCCGCAGTCCCGAGCCGGCGGGAAGCCCCACGGCCCCGGCCCTGGTCTGGGACGACTTCACCGGGTAG